One part of the Chryseobacterium mulctrae genome encodes these proteins:
- a CDS encoding T9SS type A sorting domain-containing protein produces the protein MEKKSFLKILFLCLGLMYIPIYSQNIVDLDPNIEITQTVNQKGAVVIKGNFKKPVTSDHVVVTIKYKDALGSWIPVWHKTFIAANEFNQNLTASFELPPSSVAIQNVKIELSSNSNLSNWQSILWQKTVSHYKQSDYTSGKCQLDESEYTYLFTPKTIGTVVLNPDGTVGSVKDRVTSLQLGKKLDNISLSINANGTLDNSNPDAPVINIENPNNLASIASSQKYIYQGSDTSPWEYSYHDPVYMFAGKFSAAGFFINFSNWALPPEEGGEQAGRGYLDFKNPNALVNRYYNLYNYINEKLTDVITDQEPVVIVISKVTGLRIYKANGSYVTINAMSNYNTVNDYGYPPLYNKDRGPGSENFFLNNTSKASIYGVGAIRNRQVTPGWNGTSRPLAEIETEINKFINYVGIFGNTVNPDTAACITINPGAQPDIVDWTKAPNSYVFTGKDKNGNNADGLYIPVKKAYEMWRNGNYMKGTPIPSGAITADVLWEDNMGLIKSKENYILDIVGVGENAEIKVSVDKIKKGNAVIAYKINGEVYWSWHIWVTDDPTNGSTYKSYDDVKRELSNGTVENIPNSEWGWMDRNLGAIGNSFTGEGWNRNGGLMYQWGRKDPFPPLTNNDASFYQITGSLGKIVYDEAKGRLEFANSPFNDYKNFNSFTKFVNKSTANITDNIRQSVKNPLSLIYVTDDGTTIPSVYGTISGVPYYYNWFGQIPGLQTNELSKANLWSDNSLGIQATDITVPQPYRNKSSYDPCPNGWRLPSALVASATKNVRMDFTPFGPKVSSPLSALNGVQSNIPPGLSNLKPYLAGIKVYPQYGFDMTNVGGNNIGIFPGTGWIGRGKSGDGRYHTKSAFTDQLETYLWTSTMTTFGNISSIASALRLIPSADQIVNNYQPDAANYPNVYGLYSYKPADDYPTNNAHACRCIKDPLFVKNNYDFETKFFSETETYKVGLDNPNSYMITKSTADQVISIPVSKAFSAQSNYLGNTQILNPASFNDLKANVLWTDNNGLITQLTIDNTSSKEANINVKINANKAGNAVVTLHNGSINNPVYWSWHIWVTNTAVNSFTHVNDTPVTTDNYMNYTQYGTIMKTTIMDRNLGAIDTTPTSYSKSAADILQLNNSQGLHYQWGRKDPLPTFTNIAPLLTKFNVFTGSTNNGIVTYSTLTEANYSSGNVVNYNTYKSSINTTDKIDVRIEKILGYSVANPLNFMMPNVKYPTRSDINFILGSDWLFDTNYHALYAERWGIGKKKSVFDPCPSGWRIPETGTSPTKSSPWSLKNNPEYIAYSGSEGQPVGNSEIGYYGSVISHIPSGTNPYGRTVGFIFNNSQYNTGNYPKGYIRGKRSVIYTAPLTSEIDPNVAGIPGGIWYANLQQNLTGRGTYMNFDRFSRILVKYTDVDPYAAMNCRCVKQEDNGTTRGPLPGIPVTPNIGGQARTTFTKEVIEEKVKTDKLALYPNPVRDILHIDAKDDKDYYYQIYNMSGQLVREGKFENKQTNVSSLTTGAYLVRINNSELIVKIIKQ, from the coding sequence ATGGAAAAAAAATCTTTTCTAAAAATTCTGTTTTTATGTTTAGGTCTTATGTATATCCCTATTTATTCTCAAAATATAGTGGATTTAGACCCGAATATTGAAATTACCCAAACAGTTAACCAAAAAGGTGCTGTTGTGATTAAAGGCAATTTTAAAAAGCCCGTAACCTCAGACCATGTAGTCGTTACAATTAAGTACAAAGACGCATTGGGAAGTTGGATTCCTGTATGGCACAAAACATTTATTGCTGCTAATGAATTTAACCAAAATTTAACAGCTTCTTTTGAATTACCTCCTTCTAGTGTTGCTATACAAAATGTTAAAATTGAATTAAGTTCTAATTCAAATCTTTCAAACTGGCAATCGATTCTTTGGCAAAAAACGGTATCTCATTATAAGCAATCGGATTATACATCAGGGAAATGTCAATTGGATGAAAGTGAATATACTTATTTGTTTACTCCAAAAACCATTGGAACAGTTGTACTAAATCCAGACGGAACTGTAGGAAGCGTAAAAGACAGAGTAACATCTTTGCAATTAGGCAAAAAACTAGATAATATTTCTTTATCAATCAATGCAAACGGAACATTAGATAATTCAAATCCCGACGCACCGGTTATTAATATTGAAAATCCCAATAATCTTGCATCTATAGCAAGTTCTCAAAAATATATTTATCAGGGAAGTGATACAAGTCCTTGGGAATACTCTTACCATGATCCGGTTTACATGTTTGCGGGTAAATTTTCCGCTGCTGGTTTCTTTATTAATTTCAGTAACTGGGCTTTACCTCCGGAAGAAGGAGGTGAACAAGCAGGCAGAGGATATTTGGACTTTAAAAACCCAAATGCTTTAGTCAATAGATATTATAATCTTTACAATTATATCAATGAGAAATTGACTGATGTAATCACAGATCAAGAACCTGTAGTAATCGTTATTAGTAAAGTAACCGGATTGAGAATATATAAAGCCAATGGAAGTTATGTTACTATTAATGCAATGAGTAATTATAATACGGTTAATGATTATGGCTATCCCCCTTTATACAATAAGGACAGAGGCCCCGGATCTGAAAACTTCTTCCTGAACAATACTTCAAAAGCATCCATATATGGAGTTGGAGCTATAAGAAATAGACAAGTTACTCCTGGCTGGAATGGGACTTCCAGACCTTTAGCTGAGATAGAAACAGAAATTAATAAATTTATTAATTATGTCGGTATTTTTGGTAATACAGTCAATCCTGATACTGCAGCTTGTATAACAATTAATCCAGGGGCTCAGCCAGATATCGTTGACTGGACGAAAGCACCAAACAGTTATGTTTTCACAGGTAAAGACAAAAATGGGAATAATGCAGACGGGCTATATATACCTGTAAAAAAAGCCTATGAAATGTGGAGAAACGGAAACTACATGAAAGGAACTCCTATCCCTTCAGGAGCAATAACTGCCGATGTATTGTGGGAAGACAATATGGGACTGATAAAGTCTAAAGAAAATTATATCCTGGATATTGTAGGAGTCGGTGAAAATGCAGAAATAAAAGTATCTGTAGATAAAATAAAAAAAGGAAACGCCGTTATAGCTTATAAAATAAATGGTGAGGTATATTGGTCATGGCATATTTGGGTAACCGATGATCCAACAAATGGTTCCACATATAAAAGTTATGACGATGTGAAACGAGAATTAAGCAACGGTACGGTAGAAAATATTCCAAATTCTGAATGGGGCTGGATGGACAGAAATCTTGGGGCTATTGGCAATTCATTTACTGGTGAAGGCTGGAACAGAAATGGCGGGCTTATGTACCAATGGGGCAGAAAGGATCCTTTCCCTCCATTAACAAATAATGACGCCAGTTTTTATCAAATAACCGGGAGTCTGGGAAAAATTGTTTATGACGAGGCAAAAGGAAGGCTAGAGTTCGCAAACAGCCCTTTTAATGATTACAAGAATTTTAATAGTTTCACAAAATTTGTAAATAAATCAACTGCGAATATAACAGATAACATTAGACAATCAGTAAAAAATCCATTAAGTTTAATTTATGTAACTGATGATGGAACAACCATACCATCTGTTTATGGTACCATTTCTGGTGTTCCATATTATTACAATTGGTTTGGGCAAATTCCAGGATTACAAACCAATGAATTAAGTAAAGCCAATTTATGGTCAGATAATTCCCTCGGAATACAAGCAACAGATATTACAGTTCCACAACCCTATAGAAATAAATCTTCTTACGACCCATGTCCAAACGGGTGGAGGCTTCCTTCAGCTTTGGTTGCATCAGCAACAAAAAATGTAAGGATGGATTTTACACCTTTTGGCCCTAAAGTAAGCAGCCCTCTTTCAGCTTTAAATGGAGTACAGTCAAATATTCCTCCAGGATTGTCTAACTTAAAACCATACCTTGCCGGCATAAAAGTATATCCTCAATATGGCTTTGATATGACTAATGTAGGTGGTAACAATATTGGTATATTTCCGGGAACCGGTTGGATCGGAAGAGGAAAAAGTGGAGATGGTAGATATCATACGAAATCAGCTTTCACAGATCAGCTTGAGACTTATTTATGGACTTCAACAATGACTACTTTTGGAAATATTTCATCAATAGCTAGTGCGTTAAGATTAATTCCGTCCGCAGATCAAATTGTAAATAATTATCAACCTGATGCCGCAAACTATCCTAATGTTTATGGTTTGTACAGTTATAAACCAGCAGATGATTATCCTACTAATAATGCACATGCCTGCAGATGTATAAAAGACCCTTTGTTTGTAAAAAACAACTATGATTTTGAAACGAAATTCTTCAGTGAAACAGAAACGTATAAAGTGGGATTAGATAACCCTAACAGTTATATGATCACAAAATCTACTGCAGACCAGGTAATTTCAATACCAGTAAGTAAAGCCTTTTCTGCACAAAGTAATTATTTAGGGAATACTCAAATTTTAAACCCTGCAAGTTTTAATGATTTAAAAGCAAATGTGCTTTGGACGGATAATAATGGTTTAATAACCCAATTAACTATAGATAATACATCTTCTAAAGAAGCCAATATAAATGTAAAGATAAATGCTAACAAGGCAGGAAACGCTGTAGTTACGTTACATAATGGTTCAATTAATAATCCTGTATACTGGAGTTGGCATATTTGGGTCACAAACACCGCAGTTAATTCTTTTACACATGTAAATGATACTCCTGTTACAACTGATAATTATATGAATTATACTCAATATGGAACCATCATGAAGACAACGATTATGGATAGAAATTTAGGTGCTATTGATACCACACCAACTTCTTATTCTAAATCGGCTGCGGATATACTTCAATTGAATAATTCGCAAGGATTACATTACCAATGGGGTAGAAAAGACCCTTTACCAACATTCACTAATATAGCACCACTTCTTACTAAATTTAATGTATTTACCGGCAGTACCAATAATGGCATTGTTACATATTCCACTTTGACAGAAGCTAATTATAGCTCTGGAAATGTAGTGAACTATAACACTTACAAAAGCAGCATCAATACAACTGATAAAATAGATGTAAGAATAGAAAAAATACTTGGCTATTCTGTAGCAAATCCCCTAAATTTTATGATGCCAAATGTAAAATATCCAACACGTTCCGATATAAACTTTATTCTTGGTTCCGACTGGTTATTTGATACCAATTATCATGCTTTGTATGCTGAAAGATGGGGTATTGGCAAAAAAAAATCAGTGTTTGATCCTTGTCCAAGTGGATGGAGAATACCTGAGACTGGAACAAGCCCTACAAAATCTTCCCCTTGGAGTTTAAAAAATAATCCAGAGTATATTGCCTATTCAGGCAGTGAAGGTCAACCTGTTGGTAATTCTGAAATAGGTTATTACGGATCGGTCATTTCCCATATTCCATCAGGAACCAATCCCTATGGAAGAACGGTAGGTTTTATATTTAATAATAGTCAGTACAATACCGGTAATTACCCAAAAGGATATATCAGAGGTAAAAGGTCTGTAATATATACTGCTCCTTTAACTAGTGAAATTGATCCTAATGTCGCTGGTATTCCAGGTGGAATCTGGTATGCTAATTTACAGCAAAACCTTACAGGAAGAGGCACTTATATGAATTTCGACAGATTCTCCAGAATTCTTGTGAAATATACAGATGTAGATCCTTACGCAGCGATGAATTGCAGATGTGTAAAACAGGAAGACAATGGTACAACCAGAGGACCTTTACCAGGTATTCCGGTGACACCAAATATAGGTGGACAAGCCAGAACTACTTTCACAAAAGAAGTGATAGAAGAAAAAGTAAAAACTGATAAATTAGCTTTATATCCTAATCCTGTAAGAGACATTCTGCATATCGATGCAAAAGATGATAAAGATTATTATTATCAGATTTATAATATGTCTGGACAGCTTGTAAGAGAAGGGAAATTTGAGAACAAACAAACCAATGTTTCTTCTTTAACCACGGGAGCTTATTTAGTTCGAATAAATAATTCTGAACTAATTGTGAAAATCATTAAACAATAA
- a CDS encoding cupin-like domain-containing protein, translating into MGVILKPIDIVDDITQEEFREKYLIPRKPVVIKNMARKWPAYQKWTMDYVKEVVGDVTVPLYDSAKADPAAPINTPTTEMKFADYIDLIQREPTDLRIFFFDPIKRANKLLEDYISPSELMGGFLDKYPSMFFGGKGSVTFLHYDIDLAHIFHTHFNGRKHVLLFEYKWKERLYKLPYATYALEDFDISNPDFEKFPALDGVEGIECFLEHGDTLFMPTGWWHWMKYLDGSFSLSLRAWDKSWAVKANSLWNLTVQRNFDNIMKGQFKKKYMDWKEKKAVERANYALKKGLPKK; encoded by the coding sequence ATGGGGGTTATTCTAAAGCCTATAGATATTGTTGACGATATTACTCAAGAAGAGTTTCGTGAGAAATATCTGATACCAAGAAAACCAGTTGTGATAAAAAATATGGCCAGAAAATGGCCAGCCTATCAAAAATGGACGATGGATTATGTGAAGGAAGTGGTAGGAGACGTTACAGTTCCCCTATATGACAGTGCAAAAGCAGATCCTGCCGCGCCCATCAACACTCCCACAACGGAGATGAAATTTGCAGATTATATCGATTTAATACAAAGAGAACCTACCGATTTAAGAATTTTCTTTTTTGATCCTATCAAACGTGCCAACAAACTTCTTGAAGACTACATTTCTCCTTCAGAATTGATGGGTGGGTTTTTAGATAAATATCCTTCCATGTTTTTCGGTGGAAAAGGTTCTGTAACATTTTTACATTACGATATCGATCTAGCTCATATTTTCCATACTCATTTTAACGGAAGAAAACATGTATTACTTTTTGAGTATAAATGGAAAGAAAGGCTTTACAAATTGCCTTACGCAACCTATGCTTTGGAAGATTTTGATATTTCAAATCCTGATTTTGAAAAATTTCCGGCTTTAGACGGTGTGGAAGGAATTGAATGTTTTCTTGAACATGGTGATACTTTATTTATGCCAACCGGATGGTGGCATTGGATGAAATATCTGGATGGCAGCTTCTCTCTTTCACTTCGTGCATGGGATAAATCCTGGGCTGTAAAAGCCAATTCTCTGTGGAATCTTACCGTTCAGAGAAATTTTGACAATATCATGAAAGGTCAATTCAAAAAGAAATATATGGATTGGAAAGAAAAAAAGGCCGTAGAAAGAGCCAATTACGCATTAAAAAAAGGGTTACCTAAAAAATAA
- a CDS encoding metallophosphoesterase family protein has product MKRTLAIGDIHGGFKALKQVFEKAKVTENDRLIFLGDYVDGWSESSQIIQFLIELSEKQECIFIKGNHDAWTEDWLSFESAPDVWLFNGGQSTVDSYCDYSLEDMEIHLEFFQRMKNYYVDEEKRLFIHAGYSSMHGPEQEVYSSNYRWDRTLWETAVAMDKKLEKNSELYPKRLLLYKEIFIGHTPTLHLGIKEPINKANVWNLDTGAAFTGALTIMNVDTKEFWQSDLLPSLYPDEKGRNKDNVRPKLLKFKI; this is encoded by the coding sequence ATGAAAAGAACATTAGCAATAGGAGACATTCATGGAGGATTTAAAGCACTGAAACAGGTTTTCGAAAAAGCCAAAGTTACTGAGAATGATAGATTGATTTTCTTGGGAGATTATGTTGATGGCTGGAGTGAATCTTCCCAAATCATTCAATTTTTAATAGAACTTTCAGAAAAACAAGAATGTATTTTCATCAAAGGAAATCATGATGCATGGACGGAAGATTGGCTTTCTTTCGAAAGCGCTCCCGATGTCTGGCTTTTCAACGGGGGACAAAGTACAGTTGACAGTTACTGTGACTATTCTTTGGAAGATATGGAAATTCATCTGGAGTTTTTTCAGAGAATGAAAAATTATTATGTTGATGAAGAAAAGCGTCTGTTTATTCATGCGGGATACTCTTCTATGCACGGTCCTGAACAAGAAGTATATTCCAGCAATTATCGATGGGACAGAACCCTTTGGGAAACTGCTGTTGCAATGGATAAGAAATTAGAAAAAAACTCAGAGCTGTATCCGAAAAGATTGCTTCTATACAAAGAAATTTTCATTGGCCATACGCCGACTTTACATTTGGGAATTAAAGAACCAATCAATAAAGCTAATGTTTGGAATTTAGATACCGGAGCTGCATTCACAGGAGCTTTAACAATCATGAATGTTGATACCAAAGAATTCTGGCAAAGTGATCTGCTTCCTAGTTTATATCCTGATGAAAAAGGTAGAAATAAAGATAACGTAAGGCCCAAATTGCTGAAATTTAAAATTTAA
- a CDS encoding RNA 2'-phosphotransferase, whose product MNEQHKKKTSKFLSYVLRHHPELINLNLDENGWANVDELITKSKRDSYQGLTFEELDEIVETNDKKRFIFNEDKTRIRANQGHSIDINLALIPQKPPEFLYHGTAQSNIDSILEKGIEKRNRQHVHLSQDKETATKVGMRHGKPIILTIKTKEMFDDKIKFYLSENNVWLTDFVDTKYISQ is encoded by the coding sequence ATGAATGAACAACATAAGAAAAAAACAAGCAAATTTCTGAGCTACGTTCTCAGACATCATCCCGAACTCATCAATTTAAATTTAGATGAAAACGGATGGGCAAATGTTGATGAATTAATCACAAAATCAAAGAGAGATTCTTATCAGGGACTTACCTTTGAAGAATTGGATGAAATTGTGGAAACCAACGATAAAAAACGGTTTATTTTTAATGAAGATAAAACCAGAATCAGAGCAAATCAAGGACATTCTATTGATATTAATCTGGCTTTAATTCCACAAAAACCACCTGAATTTTTATATCACGGAACGGCTCAAAGTAATATCGATTCCATTCTGGAAAAAGGAATTGAAAAAAGAAACCGACAACACGTTCATCTGAGTCAGGATAAAGAAACTGCAACCAAAGTTGGAATGCGCCACGGAAAACCAATTATTCTGACCATTAAAACAAAGGAAATGTTTGATGATAAAATAAAATTTTATCTTTCCGAAAATAATGTTTGGCTGACAGATTTTGTAGATACTAAATATATTTCACAATGA
- a CDS encoding DinB family protein — protein MDTLKQLETELDTEYQTTKRFLEIFPDDKNDYKPHPKSMKMMHLATHITEVFGWPGFMLNSSELDFAKSGMEPKLLTTKDELLKILEENHKASMQALDKASEDDLEPRWALKNDGQELSSWTKYEAIRHSLNQISHHRAQLGVYYRLNDIELPGSYGPTADNPNF, from the coding sequence ATGGATACTTTGAAACAATTAGAAACCGAGCTTGATACCGAATATCAAACTACAAAACGATTTTTAGAAATCTTTCCTGATGATAAAAATGATTACAAGCCACATCCAAAAAGTATGAAGATGATGCACCTTGCCACCCATATTACGGAGGTTTTTGGTTGGCCAGGATTTATGCTAAATTCCTCAGAACTTGATTTTGCCAAAAGCGGAATGGAACCGAAACTTCTTACCACAAAAGATGAGCTTTTAAAAATTTTAGAAGAAAACCATAAAGCAAGTATGCAAGCTCTGGATAAGGCTTCTGAAGATGATCTAGAACCAAGATGGGCTTTGAAAAACGATGGCCAAGAATTGTCTTCTTGGACAAAATATGAAGCGATTCGTCACAGTTTAAACCAAATTTCGCATCATAGAGCGCAATTGGGAGTCTATTACAGATTGAATGATATTGAACTACCCGGCAGTTATGGTCCGACTGCAGATAACCCTAATTTTTAA
- a CDS encoding winged helix-turn-helix transcriptional regulator, which produces MTTKHTNDNLQICPLQRLLKLFSGKLKPEIFLLATKSSLRFNTLLREIRGANKQSLAIALKDLTEADILERVVIKNKPLHIEYHLTEKGKSMIPLFEKMEELL; this is translated from the coding sequence ATGACTACCAAACACACAAATGATAATTTACAAATTTGCCCTTTACAAAGGCTTTTAAAATTGTTTTCTGGAAAATTGAAACCTGAAATTTTTCTTCTTGCCACAAAATCCTCTCTGAGATTTAATACCTTACTTCGTGAAATAAGAGGTGCAAATAAGCAATCATTGGCAATTGCATTAAAAGATTTGACAGAAGCAGATATTCTGGAAAGAGTTGTAATTAAGAATAAACCATTACATATAGAGTATCATCTTACTGAAAAAGGCAAATCAATGATCCCGCTTTTTGAGAAAATGGAAGAGCTCTTATAG
- a CDS encoding TonB-dependent receptor yields MKRKIYLFLMVFFSVITFAQKTVSGKITDEDGVAIPSASVTIEEPGKDAILAYGITNSKGEYKVSFTSSESNVDLKVKAFNQKPITKQISNSDQTLTFKLQSEATEIKEVQLKTKMITARGDTIAYDLKAFDNKSDRTLADIMKKIPGIEVKTDGTILYQGNAINKFYVEGKDLMEGGYGTITNSLPKDAVAKLEVLENHQPVKMLQGKIPSDAAAINIKLKKSVTMTGRGEVGSGFGDPWLWNVKLTPMFFSKKQQWVMNYKTNNMGEQVENEGNILAFGSSWEGRRGNASQNTWLNVETANTPNLPVKRYLFNNVHYLSANYLTNIDSKKEWEFKANANYTNNTVEREDNVETIYSNGLNIVTTSTRNNFYTDKLKGELIFTKNAKKGFFKNTTTFSQFWNADRALAYRNNGVGNQSTESPTSSFQNSLSTIIPWKEKMVNLKSYINYQDDRQTLEVSPASYMQFPYLQPKAKPEDPDVYGIINFVPGTNAIQNFRLKTLDTSHSANISFTTKGWTFTPQIGIDFSTDKLNTNFDGLTIPTGSGNVQPDFSSSIYENNLTFTETVPSASVGINYKSDAWSIFANVPVNLNNINAKDDLRGVSKSLNKTTFTPSAFIQYSFASFFKASVSGNISNNFGDIQTAYAGYMLLSPSGFNVMDPNNPIPEIDTKSVGSRLEYRNPLNNLFFNVNYRISDTKRNLLSSPILDPNTGFTLIQYRNQDNTSTSNSISGEIGKYFPNFKSNLSLNYRNSRTVSDAFFNNTQYEGLNNTQSYGLKFNNTYFSWMSIDYNVSISRSTQENRGLPQGGKLAPNKGFNHNLAAFIYPLENHSLGFNWDQVNSTDGTRKFDNAFFDLSYQFAWSAKKIDFELKWMNIANRKVFETYDILASQNAVRYTRIQLRPSQVMFTVKFNFK; encoded by the coding sequence ATGAAAAGAAAAATTTACCTTTTCCTGATGGTGTTTTTCTCCGTGATTACGTTCGCCCAAAAAACAGTTTCCGGAAAAATTACTGACGAAGATGGTGTTGCGATTCCAAGCGCAAGTGTAACGATTGAAGAACCTGGAAAAGACGCAATTCTTGCCTATGGAATTACCAATTCTAAAGGAGAATACAAAGTTTCTTTTACCTCTTCAGAATCAAATGTAGATTTAAAAGTAAAAGCTTTTAACCAAAAACCGATTACAAAACAAATCAGCAACAGTGATCAGACACTTACCTTCAAATTACAGTCTGAAGCTACAGAGATCAAAGAAGTACAGCTTAAAACAAAAATGATTACTGCAAGAGGTGATACCATTGCCTATGATTTGAAAGCTTTCGACAACAAAAGCGACCGTACCTTGGCAGATATTATGAAAAAAATTCCTGGTATTGAAGTGAAAACTGACGGTACAATTCTTTATCAAGGGAATGCGATCAATAAATTTTATGTTGAAGGTAAAGATTTAATGGAAGGAGGCTATGGAACAATTACCAACTCATTACCAAAAGATGCAGTCGCAAAGCTTGAAGTTTTAGAAAATCACCAGCCTGTAAAAATGTTACAGGGAAAAATTCCTTCTGATGCTGCGGCAATTAATATTAAACTGAAGAAATCAGTTACAATGACGGGTAGAGGAGAAGTAGGTTCTGGTTTTGGAGACCCATGGCTTTGGAATGTAAAATTAACACCAATGTTTTTCAGTAAAAAGCAGCAATGGGTGATGAATTACAAGACCAATAATATGGGAGAGCAGGTGGAAAATGAAGGAAATATTTTAGCTTTTGGAAGTTCTTGGGAAGGAAGAAGAGGAAATGCTTCACAAAATACGTGGCTGAATGTAGAAACGGCAAATACACCTAATCTTCCTGTTAAAAGATATTTATTTAATAATGTACATTATCTTTCTGCAAATTATTTGACAAATATTGACAGCAAAAAGGAATGGGAATTTAAAGCAAACGCAAACTATACAAATAATACTGTAGAAAGAGAAGATAATGTAGAAACTATTTATTCAAATGGTTTAAATATAGTTACAACTTCTACCAGAAATAATTTTTATACAGATAAGTTGAAAGGAGAATTGATTTTCACTAAAAATGCAAAGAAAGGTTTTTTTAAAAATACAACAACTTTCTCTCAATTTTGGAATGCCGACAGAGCATTGGCGTATAGAAACAATGGAGTAGGAAATCAATCTACAGAGTCTCCGACATCATCATTTCAAAATTCATTAAGTACCATTATTCCTTGGAAAGAAAAGATGGTAAACCTTAAGTCTTATATCAATTATCAAGATGACAGACAAACATTAGAAGTTTCTCCTGCAAGTTATATGCAGTTTCCTTATCTACAGCCAAAAGCAAAACCAGAAGATCCAGATGTATACGGAATTATAAATTTTGTACCTGGAACAAATGCTATTCAAAATTTTAGACTAAAAACTTTGGATACGTCACATTCTGCGAATATAAGCTTTACAACGAAAGGATGGACTTTTACACCGCAAATTGGGATCGACTTTTCAACGGACAAATTAAATACAAACTTTGACGGATTGACTATACCTACAGGTTCCGGTAATGTTCAGCCTGATTTTTCAAGTTCAATTTATGAAAATAATTTAACTTTCACAGAAACAGTTCCTTCTGCATCTGTCGGAATAAATTATAAATCAGATGCATGGAGTATATTTGCAAATGTTCCTGTCAATTTAAACAATATCAATGCTAAAGATGATCTGAGAGGAGTTTCAAAGTCATTAAACAAAACAACTTTTACTCCTAGTGCATTTATACAATATTCATTTGCTTCATTCTTTAAAGCAAGTGTAAGTGGAAATATCAGTAATAATTTCGGAGATATTCAAACTGCTTATGCAGGATATATGTTGTTGAGTCCTTCTGGTTTCAATGTGATGGATCCTAATAATCCTATACCGGAAATTGATACAAAATCTGTAGGTTCAAGATTAGAATATAGAAATCCATTAAATAATTTGTTTTTTAATGTAAATTATAGAATTAGCGATACAAAGCGAAACTTGCTTTCATCACCTATCTTAGACCCAAACACGGGGTTTACATTGATACAGTATAGAAATCAAGACAACACTTCAACCAGTAATAGTATTAGTGGAGAAATCGGAAAATACTTTCCGAACTTTAAATCCAATTTATCATTAAACTATAGAAATTCGAGAACTGTTTCTGATGCTTTTTTTAACAACACTCAGTATGAGGGCTTAAACAATACACAGTCTTATGGTCTTAAATTTAACAATACTTACTTTAGTTGGATGAGCATAGATTATAACGTGAGTATTTCGAGAAGTACACAAGAGAACAGAGGACTTCCTCAAGGAGGAAAACTTGCTCCGAATAAAGGATTCAATCATAATCTTGCAGCCTTTATTTATCCTTTGGAAAATCATAGTTTAGGTTTCAATTGGGATCAAGTAAACTCAACTGATGGAACAAGAAAGTTTGACAATGCATTTTTTGACCTTTCTTACCAGTTTGCATGGTCTGCTAAGAAAATTGATTTTGAGCTAAAATGGATGAACATTGCTAACCGAAAAGTGTTTGAAACTTACGATATTTTAGCATCACAAAATGCAGTGAGATATACAAGGATTCAACTTCGACCAAGTCAGGTAATGTTTACAGTAAAATTCAACTTTAAATAA